One genomic region from Vespa crabro chromosome 16, iyVesCrab1.2, whole genome shotgun sequence encodes:
- the LOC124429789 gene encoding piggyBac transposable element-derived protein 5-like, whose amino-acid sequence MPQNHENKWEAVQLFLGDDLFELLVIEANIHRSQVTNKYREYKAVKWVDVTVTEIKKFLGSILLMGQVHKDDIYDYWSTLSYIETPIFPKTMGLNRFMQIWRMWHFCNNDLLHDKSDRLFKIREVLNYIQQKFETVYTPKQQLSLDECMLYETASGYICNFKVYSDSEATLENTILTILDPYVGFHHHVYVDNYYNSVHTAELLLQKKTRVCGTIRANRGLPKNLRNVTLKQHETKFARKRQVLLRVWQATKN is encoded by the exons ATGCCTCAAAATCATGAAAACAAATGGGAAGCGGTACAGTTGTTTCTTGGCGATGATCTCTTCGAATTATTGGTAATAGAAGCAAACATACATCGCTCTCAGGTTACAAACAAGTATAGAGAATATAAAGCAGTAAAATGGGTTGACGTCACAGtgacagaaataaaaaagtttttggGGTCAATTCTCTTGATGGGACAAGTACACAAAGATGATATATATGATTACTGGTCCACTCTATCATATATAGAAACCCCAATCTTCCCCAAAACAATGGGCCTGAATAGATTTATGCAGATCTGGAGAATGTGgcatttttgtaataatgatCTATTGCATGATAAATCAGACAGACTATTCAAAATTAGGGAAGTTCTCAATTATATACAACAGAAGTTCGAGACTGTGTATACACCAAAGCAGCAATTATCATTGGATGAATGC ATGCTCTACGAAACGGCATCTGGATATATTTGCAATTTCAAAGTATATTCAGACTCAGAAGCGACGCTAGAAAATACGATCCTAACGATTTTAGATCCTTATGTGGGATTCCATCACCATGTATATGTggacaattattacaatagcGTACATACAGCCGAATTGCTCcttcaaaagaaaacaagagttTGCGGAACAATTAGAGCAAATAGAGGACTTCCAAAGAATTTAAGAAACGTTACATTGAAGCAACATGAAACGAAATTTGCAAGAAAGAGGCAAGTCCTTTTACGCGTCTGGCAGGCTACGAAGAACTGA